From the Aspergillus puulaauensis MK2 DNA, chromosome 1, nearly complete sequence genome, the window CCGCATATGAATGATATAATAAATTGCAGGTTATCCAGGTACCAGGGGCACGAGCGAAAGTCGTGCTTACAGGATGTTATAATAAGGTCGTATACCGAATCGCTCGCCGATGGAGTTGGCCGAGTTCTTGACATTGTCCACAGGGGGGCTTCGGTGTCATTTTGGAGACTGGGCGTTGACCGTGCTTGTTGGCCGTCTCTCAGGTCTAAGAGTTGCAGATTTTCGTATCGGGTTGGGGTATTTGAAGCCTTTTCACCAGACAAATCTGTTTGTCTTAGTATAGAAAGCCCGTAATATAGGCGGCCAGAGCATACCGGAGAGGCTTTccacaaccaccaagccTGGTACAAGAAGAAGCAATACTGGGATAACCTGGCCGAAGCCCCAATAACTCTCCTCCAACATATCCCGGCTTCTCTGCATGCTGTAACGGACAGTAAATAGTCGCAGGGTACCCCATACGAGGGAAAACAGTAGCCATAGTACCTTTGATCGTCAGCATACAGAATACACAATATGAGGCCAGCTATTACCTCCCATGTGCGGGAGCGCATGAAGTCAAGCAGAGTCTGAACCGAGACCAGGACTGATAGACTCAATACAGGTACCCAAAGAGTGACCGCAGCAGCCAATCCGCTGCGTGCTTGGAGCCTTTTACAAAGCCCAATTATGGAGGCCTGCCACTTTGCACGCACAAATCCCATAAGTCTCATACCGGCATGGCTGGTATGTGAAAACATTCGCAGAAGCCGAGTGACGAGGGTTCCAAGAAGTATGACTTCCGATAAGATCGTGTACACGCCGTTCTGAGACATCCAGATACTGACTGCGACAGATCCATTGGCCACAGTTCCACACATGGCCGGAATCTCCGGATTGCCGCTTCGGAGCAGGGCTATCGACAGCATAATAGCGACCCCTGACATCAGCATCACCCTCAAGCAGAGGAGGAACTTGCGCCTTTGGAGGAACTCTTGAAGGAATGGGAGAGTTGCGAGATGGGTGATCGAGGCGAACCAAGCCAAAGTAGTTGCCACCTGCCAGTGGTAGAATGATATGCCGCAGTTGAGCTGGCTAAATGCCCCGATGAGCATAGCGAGCCCAGTGACAAGCTGCTGGTCGCTGATTGCAAGGATAAGCTGCATTGGTTAGATACCAACAAGTATATGGTGTTTCAGGGCACAGTATGCACTGACAGCTTTTAGCGGCCTCGACCAGTCTCTACTTGAGTTCCACCTTAGGGCACGCCGTATGGATCCTTGCAGTGACGAGTCCAATAGACTGGATGACGGTTCAACTGGGACTGCGACATAATGGACTaccaaggatatcaaggtcAACCACGCAGCCCCAAGGGACGCCACCAGAACCTGTCCACATAAGCGTTGTGTAGTGATTTCCAAGACAGGAGCATACCCCAATCCCCGAAATGTCAGGGTCCGGTTCCAGATGCGCGTCGCTCAAACCACCGCCCGAACAGTCGACTGGCTTGCACGACATTCCggactggactggatgaATCGTTCAAGTCTGCGGTGGAACCTGGACGTGTCTGGACAGAAATAAATTGGGGCCACAGACTGTACGGTAGACAACGTCACCCAAGCAGGCAAACGAAGGGATCGACATGTACTCGCAAATGTATAATAAGCACTAGATTGCACTAGATATGCACATAATTTTGATTCATGCTAATACCGCGAGATGTCCCTCCCAAAAATCCGATTCAGCATCCACCGAAACGCAACCCTCAACTTATTGCGCCAGCTAATAGTCATAGTCAGATATGCCGAATTCCACACTAACCAGGCCATTCTCCCTGTTACTTTTTGTGGCAGAAACTTCCCATCGCCTTCGTCCGGCAGCTGCATGAGGGCCCGCGCATCCCCAATATACGCCAGCGTGCCCATATTCTTGAACGAGAACGGGGGCGATTTCTGCAAATCGCCGTGATTAAGTCGCGCCGCCAGCCACTTTGCTTCCTGGGCGGTCGCctgggctgttgctgggggtgcTCCATTCTCCGGCATCGCATTGTCTCCAAGCGCAAATACATCTTTAAGAACTGCAGTTGTACCAGATCCGTCCTGAAGCTGGACGCGCAAGTGCCCATCCACTAAAAGTGCACCTGTCTGCGAAGCCTTCTTATACGACCACGACCGCTTGGATGCATCCTGCGGCGGCTTCGAACCGTCCTGCATAACGGCCGAGTTCGCAGGGAAGACTTCAACATCGCGCAGAGAATCCCTAACAAGCTCATTCATCGCATTTCCTGTTGCCCAGACACACATCCCTACACCAACCTGaccctcctccttcgtcgTAAGGGTTAGGCAACTCCGGGGATCCATCTCATATGGTGGCTCAGCACCAGGAACACCCCATCGGAGATCCTCGATATGATGCGAAGTGCGCACATCAAtcccctccttcttcatgGTCTCTTTGGCATACCGCGACAGCGACTCATCGAACATAGACAGCACCTTCGGCGCAACATCATACAGTGAAATGCGCGGCAAACCCACCAAAGTCGGATACAGGGTGATCAGATCCGTGTAAATAAAGTCGCGCAACGCAGCCGCGAGTTCAGTACCGGTCGGACCAGCGCCCACGATGGCgaaatgcagaagatggcGGCGCATTTCGTCGCTGGTCGTCGGAAGAACAGCGAGCTCGAAGCATTCGCGGACGCGGCGGCGCACACGGCGCGAGTCGCCAATGTctcggaagaagatggcgttgTCTTTGACGCCTGGCGTTTTGAATGTCCGGCTGATTGCACCGACTGAGATGATCAATTTATCATAGGGGACGTGGAACATCTCGCTGTGTTCCCACTTATTCAcatccttcccattcttctGCTGGTCTTCCTCCGTGTGAGTCTCGGTAACGCCGCTCCGGACGATAGTCGGTTCACAGAGGACAGTCTTGCGGTCTATATCAATGGCCCGCGCCGCAGCCTGGATGAAGTCGAGCTTGAACCTGGGATCGCGCACGGGCTCGACGATATGCGAGAAGTCCAGGTCCCCGCCGGCAGTGTCGGTGAGCAACGGCGTGAAGACGAAGTACGAGCGAGGGGAGATCACGACTGGGGCGAAGTGTCGCGGCGATAGTTTTCGCGAGAGGGTGTATCCTCCCCATCCGGAGCCCAGGACGACGACGCGCTCCTTATCATTACCCGGATGTTGGCGGATGTCGGCGAAGGTGCGTATGCGCTGCGACGGCGGCCACCGTAGGGGAGGATATCGCGGAATAGTCCTGAACGGGGGTTTCATCGTAGGATGCTGCTAGGTTCATTATGTTAATATCTTGCAGCAAGTAACTTTTTGGGAGCGACGTCGGAGTGAGTCAGGGTTAAACCATTATGACCTCATCATCCGGCCAGTCCCGGTGGTTCTCGTAGCCCTAAACGGCATTCTGTAAACAGATCATCTATATCTTATCTTACCGGGACATTCCAATGCATCTTACACGCTAACTGGCATCTGGTTAGTGCTTACCTTAGTCGCGTCTTCGTATTCTCGTGTCCAACAGCGTCAGCACGACTCTTCTTCCTCTACAACATCGCCATGACGACCAGACCTCTGTCAATCCGCCTCGTTAATACCATCCGCTCATATTCAACCCGCACCAACCaaaccctctcc encodes:
- a CDS encoding uncharacterized protein (COG:S;~EggNog:ENOG410PQZC;~TransMembrane:7 (i12-35o41-60i67-86o115-134i172-193o205-225i237-257o)), whose product is MQLILAISDQQLVTGLAMLIGAFSQLNCGISFYHWQVATTLAWFASITHLATLPFLQEFLQRRKFLLCLRVMLMSGVAIMLSIALLRSGNPEIPAMCGTVANGSVAVSIWMSQNGVYTILSEVILLGTLVTRLLRMFSHTSHAGMRLMGFVRAKWQASIIGLCKRLQARSGLAAAVTLWVPVLSLSVLVSVQTLLDFMRSRTWEVLWLLFSLVWGTLRLFTVRYSMQRSRDMLEESYWGFGQVIPVLLLLVPGLVVVESLSGFKYPNPIRKSATLRPERRPTSTVNAQSPK
- a CDS encoding putative pyridine nucleotide-disulfide oxidoreductase (COG:C;~EggNog:ENOG410PKX2;~InterPro:IPR036188,IPR023753;~PFAM:PF07992,PF00070;~go_function: GO:0016491 - oxidoreductase activity [Evidence IEA];~go_process: GO:0055114 - oxidation-reduction process [Evidence IEA]); this translates as MKPPFRTIPRYPPLRWPPSQRIRTFADIRQHPGNDKERVVVLGSGWGGYTLSRKLSPRHFAPVVISPRSYFVFTPLLTDTAGGDLDFSHIVEPVRDPRFKLDFIQAAARAIDIDRKTVLCEPTIVRSGVTETHTEEDQQKNGKDVNKWEHSEMFHVPYDKLIISVGAISRTFKTPGVKDNAIFFRDIGDSRRVRRRVRECFELAVLPTTSDEMRRHLLHFAIVGAGPTGTELAAALRDFIYTDLITLYPTLVGLPRISLYDVAPKVLSMFDESLSRYAKETMKKEGIDVRTSHHIEDLRWGVPGAEPPYEMDPRSCLTLTTKEEGQVGVGMCVWATGNAMNELVRDSLRDVEVFPANSAVMQDGSKPPQDASKRSWSYKKASQTGALLVDGHLRVQLQDGSGTTAVLKDVFALGDNAMPENGAPPATAQATAQEAKWLAARLNHGDLQKSPPFSFKNMGTLAYIGDARALMQLPDEGDGKFLPQKVTGRMAWLVWNSAYLTMTISWRNKLRVAFRWMLNRIFGRDISRY